CTTTAGTAGCTGGTTATGCGATCGGTGGAGGTCATGTACTTCATGTTTTATGCGACTTGACTATTGCAGCAGATAACGCCATTTTTGGACAAACAGGACCAAAAGTAGGTAGTTTTGACGGTGGATTTGGCTCTAGCTATTTAGCAAGAATTGTCGGTCAAAAAAAAGCTAGAGAAATTTGGTTTTTATGTCGCCAATATAACGCTACAGAAGCTAGGGAAATGGGCTTAGTTAACTGCGTTGTACCGATAGATCGCCTAGAAGCCGAGGGGATTAAGTGGTCACAAGAGATTCTATCCAAAAGCCCCATTGCCATTCGCTGTCTAAAAGCTGCCTTTAATGCTGACTGTGATGGACAAGCAGGTTTACAAGAATTGGCTGGCAACGCTACTATGCTCTACTATATGACAGAAGAAGGAGCAGAAGGAAAACAAGCCTTCTTAGAAAAGCGATCGCCAAATTTTCAACAGTATCCTTGGCTACCTTGAAAAACAAAAGTGCGTCCCCATAATCTTAGGACGCACTTTTTTGGTAGGCAAAAAAACATAAATATACCAAATTGCCAAGTTTTAATTAACTCAAAGCTTCATCTTTATTTTTTACAAATTGTGTCCTGCGCGTAGCTACGATCTCGATTTCGGATACTTTTGAGGTCAATTGACTGGTTGATATCGGTTCTACAGAACTTGAATAGTGAAAAATATCTTCTAATTTTTTTAAAGTTGTTTTAAAAGGATGAGAAGCAAGTGTACAAGCTTTCCAACTGCCTTGAACAGGTACTCCTAACCTTTGGCAAGAACCACCTCTACGCCCCTCTGGCTTATATGAATGACAGAAGCGACAGGCTGAAGTTGAAAAATTTATTTCTTCCATTTAGGTTATGTAGGACTTCGGTTTAATTCCATCTCCGTTACTTCTATTTTGTGCTTACTTCATAAACCGCTAAATTCAATTGCAGCCATTATCTATTAAGGCTTAGAGTGATCCCCAAGCATTATTAAGCCTTAACAATCTCTTTATAATTGAGTAACGAATGGAAACAATAACTTTATAAAACGGTATCAAAAATAGATTTATTCTCAGTAATTTACCTAAAATTACTGAAAAACCTACAGGGATCGTGAATAAGAAGCAGATAAACCTTTATAGTTTTTTCATTAAAACTAGGAAGAAGTTGAGGGAATATATTCTGAACACCATTTTTGAGCAATGCAGTGATAACATGAATTCCACCGTTCAATCTCCTCTATTGGTGTAGAAGCATTACATTGAGGACAACAAGAAAAAGATGATGATTTCTTTTTGATAGTTTCTAACCAGCGTCTAGCTGCAAGTTTTGCATCTGTAGAAGAATATATACGATCTTCCTTACTCTTGAAATTTGAGGCTTTATATTCAACAGAATGATGTTTGAATTTCGGCTGCTCACTAATACTAAATAAGTTGGTATTAATAGTATTTTGAACAGTTGCTTGATGCCATTGGGAAGATGAAAAGCGGACATCTTTAAGTACAAAAGGCAGTTGATTGTTAAGCTTTTTGAGTAGAGTGTAACGTTGAAAAGAAAGCTCTTGCGCTCTTGCTGCACTCGATGTTGCCACCCAAAGCACTTGCCTACTAATGTAAAGAGGGCGGGTATGTTGAGCCGTATTTTGACTGACGGTATCGTGCCAGCATTTTAAGAGTTGACGATGTTCACGAAGTTTCTCCCAACCTGGCTGTTGCTCAAGTTGAGCTAGTATTTGTTCTACTGAATCAAAAAACAAAAAATCTAGGGATCTTTAGATCATAAATTTACCATTATTATCAGCATAACCTTTAAATTTGCCTAAACTAACTTAACCCGATCTGGCGTAAATTAGTCAGAGTTCTTTTTGGGTGCAGGTACAGGATCGTAGCCACCTGGATGAAAAGGATGACAGCGTAATATACGATTAACCGCCAGCCAACTCCCTTTAATAGTTCCATAGAGAGCGATCGCCTCAATGGCATATTGTGAACAGGTGGGTTGAAAGCGACAGGTGGGAGGAAAAAGAGGAGAAATAAAGCGACGATAACCTTTAATTAGCCACAGCAGTAAAGTTTTCATGATTTCTTACTCCACAAATGTTCTAATCAACAGACAATAAAATAAATTCAAGCACATATCTTATTTTATATATGGGTAATTTAGAATCATCTTCTGCACAAGACGCTATCGCCCTTTTTTTGTATCCCTTAGGAACTGTTTTTGCTTACTTAGCAATGTTAGTTATTGTAGCTGACGTTCTTAGTCGCTTCATTGTCGATGATCCCGAATTAACCCGCAAAGTTGTTCATATTGGCAGTGGCAACGTCATCCTTTTAGCTTGGTGGCTGGATATATCCTCGGCGGTAATTATTGGTGCTGCCATAATTGCTGCGGCGATCGCCATTACATCTTATCTTATTCCTATTCTTCCCAGTATTGAAAGCGTTGGGCGCAAAAGCTTTGGTACGTTATTTTATGCCGTCAGCATTGGTGTCTTGGCTGCCTGTTTCTGGCAAGATAGCCCTCAATATACAACAATTGGCATTTTAATTATGGCTTGGGGAGATGGCATGGCAGCCATTATTGGTCAGCGTTTTGGCAAACATCCCTATCATGTCGGTGGGATAACTAAAAGCTGGGAAGGCTCTTTGGCGATGCTAGGGGCAGCTTTTACCGTTACTGGGGCTATTTTATTATTTGTAGAGGGGAATAGTTGGCAGGTATGGTCAATTTCTCTAGTGGTTGCTGTAGTTGCCACAATATTAGAAGCTTTCTCTAAGCTAGGTGTAGATAATTTAACTGTCCCTATAAGCAGTGGATTTTTGTGTTTTTTTTGTGTTCAGGTACTATCATTTAGTTAAATGTTATTTAACCATACAAATTCAAAATTAATTAATAACTCTAGATAATGACTAATTCTGCGCCTAAACAAGCACCAGAAACCACTATAACCCCTGAAGCTACGTCAGACGGGACTAGAGATAATATCTCAGAAAGTTCCAAGCCCAAAGATAGCTACGTTAAGTTAGCAATGCGGAACATGGTTCGCAAAGGAGGACAATCTTTGTGGCACTTTTTTCTGACTACTGCTGGTTTAGTGGGGGTTTTGATTGGTCTAGCTTACCTGACAAAACCATAAATCAAGCAAGTCTATGGACATAAATGTTAAGCAGCCTATAAATGCTCTAATCTACGTCGAAAATGTATATGAAGGGAACTTATCCCCAAATAGTTTAAAAGCTATTGAATCTATTCCTTGGGACGACTGGATTAAAGCTTGGTTTGACTCACTTGAGTCTATAAGTAATTTAAAGCAAGACTGCGAAATTGGGTTGAGATTAACAGGCGATCTCCAAATTCAGGCTCTTAACTGTCAGTATCGCTCAATAGACAGCCCTACAGATGTTTTAGCTTTTGCAGCTACCGAGGCTGATATACCTTTACCTTTAGATATTGCTGAACCTCTTTATTTAGGAGATGTTATTATTTCACTTGACACTGCTAAAAAACAAGCACAGGAGCAAAATCATTTATTAACAACGGAGTTGGCTTGGTTGGCTAGTCATGGCGTGTTACATCTGTTAGGTTGGGATCATCCCGATGAGATTAGTCTAGAGAAAATGTTGAAGCAACAGTCTAAACTGGTTCATTTATCAAAAGTTCGGCAAAATTAGTGAGTAATGTTAAGTGGTTATACTGTTTTATTTGAACATAGTTGTATGTAATTGTTGAGTTACTATTACATTATAAATAAGTAAATATACGGATCGAGTTTGATATCAATATGATTGAACCAAACAAGACAAATAATCCGACCTTACCTTTATTAGATATAAATATGAAATCCTCTATTATTGCTTCTACTCCTAACGAAGCTTCTACAGCCAGTAAGAAAATAATTCGTGATTTAGCTTGGCAGGTAGCACCAAATTTATTTTTGAGCTTTAAATATGCCTGGGCGGGAGTGCGTTACTCATTTGTTACCCAGAGAAATTTTCGTATTCATACTATTATTGGTACCCTGGCGGTTTGCTTGGGTATTTTTTTAAAAATTCAGGCTATGGAAATGGCAGTAATCGTCATGACCTGCGCTATGGTAATGGTTCTAGAATTAATTAATACGGCTCTTGAGGCAGTGGTCGATCTGACGGTTAA
This DNA window, taken from Pleurocapsa sp. FMAR1, encodes the following:
- the menB gene encoding 1,4-dihydroxy-2-naphthoyl-CoA synthase translates to MQVEWQTVKSYEDIFYQKWNGIAKITINRPHKRNAFRPKTIFEMYDAFIDAREDNTVGVVLLTGAGPHTDGKYAFCAGGDQSIRGKAGYIDEQGTPRLNVLDLQRLIRSLPKVTIALVAGYAIGGGHVLHVLCDLTIAADNAIFGQTGPKVGSFDGGFGSSYLARIVGQKKAREIWFLCRQYNATEAREMGLVNCVVPIDRLEAEGIKWSQEILSKSPIAIRCLKAAFNADCDGQAGLQELAGNATMLYYMTEEGAEGKQAFLEKRSPNFQQYPWLP
- a CDS encoding DUF721 domain-containing protein: MFFDSVEQILAQLEQQPGWEKLREHRQLLKCWHDTVSQNTAQHTRPLYISRQVLWVATSSAARAQELSFQRYTLLKKLNNQLPFVLKDVRFSSSQWHQATVQNTINTNLFSISEQPKFKHHSVEYKASNFKSKEDRIYSSTDAKLAARRWLETIKKKSSSFSCCPQCNASTPIEEIERWNSCYHCIAQKWCSEYIPSTSS
- the yidD gene encoding membrane protein insertion efficiency factor YidD, with product MKTLLLWLIKGYRRFISPLFPPTCRFQPTCSQYAIEAIALYGTIKGSWLAVNRILRCHPFHPGGYDPVPAPKKNSD
- a CDS encoding diacylglycerol/polyprenol kinase family protein translates to MGNLESSSAQDAIALFLYPLGTVFAYLAMLVIVADVLSRFIVDDPELTRKVVHIGSGNVILLAWWLDISSAVIIGAAIIAAAIAITSYLIPILPSIESVGRKSFGTLFYAVSIGVLAACFWQDSPQYTTIGILIMAWGDGMAAIIGQRFGKHPYHVGGITKSWEGSLAMLGAAFTVTGAILLFVEGNSWQVWSISLVVAVVATILEAFSKLGVDNLTVPISSGFLCFFCVQVLSFS
- a CDS encoding DUF3285 domain-containing protein yields the protein MTNSAPKQAPETTITPEATSDGTRDNISESSKPKDSYVKLAMRNMVRKGGQSLWHFFLTTAGLVGVLIGLAYLTKP
- the ybeY gene encoding rRNA maturation RNase YbeY, yielding MDINVKQPINALIYVENVYEGNLSPNSLKAIESIPWDDWIKAWFDSLESISNLKQDCEIGLRLTGDLQIQALNCQYRSIDSPTDVLAFAATEADIPLPLDIAEPLYLGDVIISLDTAKKQAQEQNHLLTTELAWLASHGVLHLLGWDHPDEISLEKMLKQQSKLVHLSKVRQN
- a CDS encoding diacylglycerol kinase family protein, producing MIEPNKTNNPTLPLLDINMKSSIIASTPNEASTASKKIIRDLAWQVAPNLFLSFKYAWAGVRYSFVTQRNFRIHTIIGTLAVCLGIFLKIQAMEMAVIVMTCAMVMVLELINTALEAVVDLTVKQTYHELAKIAKDCAAGAVLISAIAAVMVASLILLPNLLKLIVPML